In Burkholderiales bacterium, the following proteins share a genomic window:
- a CDS encoding tripartite tricarboxylate transporter substrate binding protein, producing the protein MRNISLVAALIAAFFATPTPAQPYPTRALRIVVGFAPGGSADVLSRIMGERLAQALGQPVIIENRPAAGGTVATEIVAKAQPDGHTLLLGSVGTMVFAPALYPKLPYDVMRDFEHVGLWVTFPLALVVPASSPLTSIKALVEQAKAKPGTLRYASQGIGASAHIFAEMMNHMAKIKVVHVPYKGGAPALTGVLVGEVDYGMMAVATALTQANTGKIRVLGVTSAKPSAMLPNVPPIASAVPGYEALNWHGIEVPAKTPKAIVQKLYDESAKIARSAEMQQKLHTLSMEADLKPPEEYRAFVKEEIGRWAPIIKASAAKVE; encoded by the coding sequence TTGCGTAACATTTCGTTGGTCGCGGCGTTGATCGCCGCATTCTTCGCTACACCCACCCCCGCCCAGCCGTACCCGACGCGCGCCCTGCGCATCGTGGTCGGCTTCGCCCCCGGCGGCTCGGCGGACGTGCTCTCGCGCATCATGGGCGAGCGCCTCGCGCAGGCGCTCGGCCAGCCGGTGATCATCGAGAACCGCCCCGCGGCGGGCGGCACCGTCGCCACCGAGATCGTCGCGAAGGCGCAGCCCGACGGCCATACCCTGCTGCTGGGCTCGGTCGGCACCATGGTGTTCGCGCCGGCGCTCTATCCCAAGCTGCCGTACGACGTGATGCGCGATTTCGAGCACGTCGGGCTGTGGGTGACCTTTCCGCTCGCGCTGGTGGTGCCGGCGTCGTCGCCCTTGACGAGCATCAAGGCGCTCGTCGAGCAGGCGAAAGCCAAGCCCGGCACGCTGCGCTATGCGTCGCAGGGCATCGGCGCGTCGGCGCACATCTTCGCCGAGATGATGAACCACATGGCGAAGATCAAGGTCGTGCACGTGCCTTACAAAGGCGGCGCGCCCGCGCTGACCGGCGTGCTCGTGGGCGAAGTCGATTACGGAATGATGGCGGTCGCGACCGCGCTGACGCAGGCGAACACCGGCAAGATCCGCGTGCTCGGCGTGACGAGCGCGAAGCCTTCCGCGATGCTGCCGAACGTGCCGCCGATCGCGAGCGCCGTGCCGGGCTACGAGGCGCTCAACTGGCACGGCATCGAAGTGCCGGCGAAGACGCCGAAAGCGATCGTGCAGAAGCTGTACGACGAGAGCGCGAAGATCGCGCGCAGCGCCGAGATGCAGCAGAAGCTGCATACGCTCTCGATGGAAGCCGACCTGAAGCCGCCCGAGGAGTACCGCGCGTTCGTGAAGGAAGAGATCGGCCGCTGGGCGCCGATCATCAAGGCGTCGGCGGCGAAGGTGGAGTAA